Part of the Crossiella cryophila genome, TGGCGATCTTGCCCCAGTCGGCGGCGAAGGCCAGCACCACGAGGATGACGACGAGCGCGCCGTACTGGATGCCCCGGAACAGCCGGGCACGCTGTCTCCGGCTCATGCCGGTCTTTCCTGACATCACAAGCTCCTGGCAAACAGACAGGGCCGGTGCGGATCGCGCACCGGCCCCGGACGGTCGGGTCAGCCCTGCTTGGGCTTCTCCTTGAACCATTTCTCGTAGAGGGTCGCGTAGGTGCCGTCGCTCTTGGCCTTGGCCAGCACCTCGTTGACCTTCTTCAGCAGCGCGTCGTTGCCCTTGCGGACGCCGATGCCGTAGTTCTCATTGGTGTTGAACGCCGTGGTCATCTCGACGTCGGTGTTCTTGCGCGCGTAGTCCTTGAGCACGAAGTCGTCGTTGATGGCCGCGTCCACCGAGCCGTTCTTCACCGACTCCAGCAGCAGGCCGAGGTCCTCGAAGGTCACCTTCTTCACGTCATCGCCGGTGTTCTTCTCGGCGTAGACCTTGCCGGTGGTGTCGGCCTGGACGCCCAGCTTCTTGCCCTTGAGCGAGTCCAGGTTGGTGACCCCGGAACCCTTCTTGACCAGCAGCGCCTGGGTGGCCAGGAAGTACGGGCTGGAGAAGTCGAAGTTCTGCTTGCGGGTGTCGGTGATGGTCATCCCGGCCGCGGCCACATCGCACTTGTTGATGTTGAGGTCCTGGCCGGAGGCGATCGTGTCGAACGGGCCGTCCACGATCTCCTGCTTGACGCCCAGGTCCTTGGCGACCAGGTCCACCAGGTCCACGTCGAACCCGACGATGTTGTTGCCCTCCTTGAACTGGAAGGGCTCGTACGGCAGGTGGGTGCAGGTCTTGATCTTTCCGGCCTCGGCCAGCTGCACACCGTTGGCGGTGGTGGTGCCGCCTCCGCCGCCGCACGCGGACGCGGCGAGCAGCAGGGCTGCCGCCGGCAGCAGGGCGAGCACCTGGTGTCTGGATCGACGAGCCACGGTGTCACTCCTCGTAGTCAGTTTCCGGGCAAGTTCTGCGCATCCTGCCATCCTGATGGGCCCTAGCACAGCAGGTTGACGGTCACGGGTCCATGACTATGCAGGCTGCGCTGCCTGGGCTAACGGCGTTACGGCTTTCTGGTTGAGCACTCCACCAAGCGGGTTGTTCTATTCCCCGAATAGTCAATTCGTCAGCTCGGCGAGGCTGCCCAAACGTGCATTGACCCAGGCAACTCGGCGCTGCTAGACAAATAATCCGTCGATATCTCGGCGTAGCATCACTATCG contains:
- a CDS encoding transporter substrate-binding domain-containing protein, translating into MARRSRHQVLALLPAAALLLAASACGGGGGTTTANGVQLAEAGKIKTCTHLPYEPFQFKEGNNIVGFDVDLVDLVAKDLGVKQEIVDGPFDTIASGQDLNINKCDVAAAGMTITDTRKQNFDFSSPYFLATQALLVKKGSGVTNLDSLKGKKLGVQADTTGKVYAEKNTGDDVKKVTFEDLGLLLESVKNGSVDAAINDDFVLKDYARKNTDVEMTTAFNTNENYGIGVRKGNDALLKKVNEVLAKAKSDGTYATLYEKWFKEKPKQG